The following are encoded in a window of Risungbinella massiliensis genomic DNA:
- a CDS encoding TCP-1/cpn60 chaperonin family protein, translating to MPEREYFQTEKGEARLAALESNAKAVREVASAVESTLGPKGLDTMLVSPSGEVIVTNDGVTIVDRMEVSHPASRMIVHVAKAQQEDMGDGTTTATLLASALVEEGVKQVKNGVPVAKVIAGIGRGIQFALNRLSDKARPIYELNDEWLQRIAFTASRENEDITLAVIEAAQMVGRDKLLEKNFKLSDSVVAHPRADSGVFMGVMINGSKTSHQMPSTKENSKVLVLTDGLEAENVTDFALQTEFGYNKQERFREQFLHAIENLVHLNVGLILTYKGIDPLAEDILSDSGIMVVSNVSESELLKVAEHTNARPIKRNSLYKTREEIASYLGYAALIEDDDMLESVRITGGTGKPVATILVSASTEEVVEERERITKDAAAAVQAAVKAGYVPGGGAMELALAREVENFRDNIQGMERFGISAVAEALQRPMTQVVANAGFNPLEKIEMVKAYQLKRNSDSFGIDCDRGTVADMVEMGVVDPLLVKFHALRAAGEVSTAILRIHTIVKMKDSET from the coding sequence GTGCCTGAGCGCGAGTATTTTCAGACAGAAAAAGGAGAGGCACGTTTAGCAGCTTTGGAGAGTAATGCCAAAGCGGTGCGGGAAGTGGCTTCTGCTGTTGAATCTACATTGGGACCAAAAGGGCTAGATACGATGCTAGTTAGCCCCAGTGGAGAAGTAATCGTTACCAATGATGGTGTGACGATTGTCGATCGTATGGAGGTCAGCCATCCTGCATCTCGAATGATCGTACATGTTGCCAAAGCCCAACAAGAAGATATGGGAGACGGTACTACCACCGCTACTTTACTCGCCTCAGCGCTAGTAGAAGAAGGGGTAAAGCAAGTAAAGAACGGTGTTCCCGTAGCAAAAGTAATCGCTGGCATAGGGCGTGGTATCCAATTTGCACTCAACCGCTTGTCAGACAAAGCTAGACCAATCTATGAACTAAATGATGAGTGGTTACAGCGAATTGCTTTTACTGCTTCCCGTGAGAATGAAGACATTACTTTAGCAGTGATTGAAGCGGCTCAAATGGTCGGCAGAGATAAGCTGCTGGAGAAAAATTTCAAGCTATCTGATTCGGTGGTAGCACATCCGAGAGCAGATAGTGGAGTCTTCATGGGTGTGATGATTAATGGAAGCAAAACAAGTCATCAGATGCCTTCCACGAAAGAAAATTCCAAAGTCCTTGTTTTAACGGATGGATTAGAGGCGGAGAATGTAACAGATTTTGCGCTTCAGACGGAATTTGGCTACAATAAACAAGAGCGTTTTCGTGAGCAGTTTTTGCATGCGATTGAAAATCTCGTTCATCTAAATGTCGGCCTGATTCTTACATATAAAGGCATTGATCCGCTAGCAGAAGATATCCTTTCTGATTCAGGAATTATGGTAGTCTCCAATGTTTCTGAATCAGAATTGCTTAAAGTAGCAGAACACACCAACGCTCGTCCAATTAAACGGAATAGTCTCTATAAAACAAGAGAAGAGATTGCTTCATATCTTGGATATGCAGCACTCATAGAAGATGATGACATGCTGGAGAGTGTTCGAATTACTGGAGGTACTGGAAAACCTGTTGCAACAATATTGGTAAGCGCATCTACGGAAGAAGTGGTAGAAGAACGTGAACGTATTACCAAAGATGCTGCAGCTGCCGTTCAAGCAGCAGTCAAAGCAGGGTATGTACCTGGTGGAGGAGCAATGGAACTAGCTCTTGCAAGAGAGGTAGAAAACTTCCGAGACAATATCCAAGGTATGGAGCGATTTGGAATCTCGGCTGTAGCAGAAGCTCTCCAGCGCCCCATGACACAAGTGGTAGCAAATGCAGGATTTAATCCACTAGAGAAGATTGAGATGGTAAAAGCCTATCAACTCAAGCGGAACTCGGACTCTTTTGGGATTGACTGTGATCGTGGTACAGTAGCGGACATGGTAGAAATGGGAGTAGTGGACCCATTATTGGTTAAATTCCATGCTTTGCGTGCTGCTGGAGAAGTAAGTACTGCTATTTTACGGATCCACACGATTGTCAAGATGAAAGATTCCGAAACCTGA
- a CDS encoding 16S rRNA (uracil(1498)-N(3))-methyltransferase, giving the protein MQRYFIESKQIQDDQILLTGEPYHHLIKVLRSEVGDRFLCCDGQGMDYLAEIIDISPNTLVCRVIKKTPSEGEPVVQVTVAQALPKGDKLEWILQKGTEIGAHAFLPFSSQRTIVKLEPKKEAKKHARWQKIIAEAAEQAHRGRVPELLSHHSWKELIQCFSEYGEVWIAYEKGGMGLAPACEQSKGSSILLVIGSEGGFLEEEIEEAEAHGAKRITLGKRILRTETASLCALSAIFFANGEMS; this is encoded by the coding sequence ATGCAGCGATATTTTATCGAATCAAAGCAAATTCAAGATGATCAGATTCTCCTAACTGGTGAGCCGTATCACCATCTCATCAAGGTATTACGGTCGGAAGTAGGAGATCGATTTCTCTGTTGTGATGGGCAAGGTATGGATTATCTTGCCGAAATAATAGATATTTCTCCTAATACACTTGTTTGTCGAGTGATAAAAAAGACTCCTTCTGAGGGAGAGCCAGTGGTGCAAGTAACGGTGGCACAAGCTCTCCCGAAAGGAGATAAATTAGAATGGATTTTACAAAAGGGTACGGAGATTGGAGCTCACGCTTTTCTTCCCTTCTCTTCTCAACGAACCATTGTGAAATTGGAACCCAAAAAAGAAGCGAAGAAGCATGCTAGATGGCAAAAGATTATTGCTGAAGCCGCAGAGCAAGCACATCGTGGACGGGTTCCGGAGCTTCTTTCCCATCACAGTTGGAAAGAGCTAATTCAGTGTTTCTCAGAATATGGGGAAGTCTGGATCGCCTACGAAAAAGGAGGCATGGGGCTTGCTCCTGCTTGTGAGCAGTCGAAAGGCTCTAGCATTTTATTGGTGATCGGTTCTGAGGGTGGTTTTTTGGAGGAAGAGATAGAGGAAGCAGAAGCACATGGTGCCAAACGGATTACGCTAGGAAAGCGGATCTTGCGTACTGAGACTGCTTCTCTTTGTGCTCTTTCCGCTATCTTTTTTGCGAATGGCGAAATGTCCTAG
- the hrcA gene encoding heat-inducible transcriptional repressor HrcA, whose translation MLTERQKRILWAVIDDYILTAEPVGSRTVSRKDGVGFSAATVRNEMADLEEMGYLEQPHTSAGRIPSQKGYRFFVDHLVTPQIWNKKELTRLHEFFSSTTGTDHLEEVIQHTSGLLSQMTNYMGVVMGPKFEESSLKHLQIVPITERLAVAILVTNSGHVEQRKIVVPDGVTVQSMEKLVNFLNFRLQGIPLRQLSKRVAMDYQEELKYHLDQLEPILLMMQQIFQHSQEERLFMSGATRMLDQPEFQDVDKLKTILDLIEENNTMIHLMEPTIEGVQVRIGSELSLQEMDHMSFISASYYYQGEAVGTIGVLGPTRMNYARVIGLIDLMSKDFSNRLNVLVDGK comes from the coding sequence ATGTTAACGGAACGACAAAAACGGATCTTATGGGCAGTGATTGATGACTACATTCTAACAGCAGAACCCGTGGGTTCCAGGACCGTTTCTCGTAAAGATGGGGTTGGTTTTAGTGCTGCAACAGTTCGAAATGAGATGGCAGACCTAGAAGAAATGGGTTACCTAGAACAGCCACATACATCTGCCGGTCGTATCCCATCACAAAAAGGATATCGCTTTTTTGTAGATCATCTGGTTACACCCCAGATATGGAATAAAAAAGAGCTCACGCGGTTACATGAGTTCTTTTCGTCGACTACTGGGACGGATCATCTAGAAGAGGTGATTCAGCATACTTCTGGGCTTCTTTCTCAAATGACCAATTATATGGGAGTTGTTATGGGACCGAAGTTCGAGGAGAGTTCTCTGAAACATCTTCAGATCGTTCCGATCACTGAACGGTTAGCGGTAGCGATTCTTGTTACCAACAGCGGTCATGTCGAACAACGAAAAATTGTGGTGCCTGACGGTGTAACGGTGCAATCTATGGAGAAACTAGTCAACTTTCTCAACTTCCGTTTACAAGGCATTCCACTTAGACAGCTGAGTAAACGAGTTGCAATGGATTACCAAGAGGAATTAAAGTATCATTTGGATCAATTGGAACCTATTCTCTTGATGATGCAACAAATATTTCAACACTCACAAGAAGAACGGCTTTTTATGAGTGGAGCTACTCGAATGCTTGATCAGCCGGAATTTCAAGATGTAGATAAATTAAAGACCATTTTGGATTTAATAGAAGAGAATAATACAATGATTCATTTGATGGAACCAACCATTGAAGGGGTTCAGGTTCGAATAGGGTCCGAACTCTCTTTGCAAGAGATGGATCATATGAGTTTCATCAGTGCCTCTTATTACTATCAAGGAGAGGCTGTTGGAACAATTGGTGTACTAGGTCCCACACGCATGAATTATGCGCGGGTCATTGGTCTCATTGATTTAATGTCAAAAGACTTTTCGAATCGATTGAATGTGCTAGTGGATGGCAAGTAA
- the grpE gene encoding nucleotide exchange factor GrpE encodes MSDQNMQKKQELDIKESLDQDASVHNEDQVSSESSFSSEEVSVDESALNQLIQQLEENKKQVEANERQMEEMEKQVNEMYEQFMRARADLENYRRRARKEKEDAIKFAKVPILEALLPVLDNFERALDASDQTQESSSDAKAIQQGIEMVYRQLIQVMHDQGLEMIDAVGKPFNPHEHNAVMQVTIDDVESGIVVEELQAGYRYQDRVIRPTMVKVNS; translated from the coding sequence GTGAGTGACCAAAATATGCAGAAGAAACAAGAGTTGGATATAAAGGAATCATTGGATCAAGACGCCTCTGTACATAATGAGGACCAAGTGAGTTCCGAAAGTAGCTTTTCTTCCGAAGAAGTCTCTGTTGACGAATCTGCTCTCAACCAATTGATTCAACAATTAGAAGAAAACAAGAAGCAGGTAGAAGCCAACGAGAGACAGATGGAAGAGATGGAAAAGCAAGTTAATGAGATGTATGAACAGTTTATGCGTGCTAGAGCAGATTTAGAGAATTATCGGCGCCGTGCGAGAAAAGAGAAAGAAGATGCGATTAAATTTGCGAAAGTGCCAATACTGGAAGCACTTCTTCCTGTTCTCGATAATTTTGAGCGTGCGCTGGATGCTTCGGATCAGACTCAAGAAAGTAGTTCTGATGCCAAAGCAATTCAACAAGGGATTGAGATGGTGTATCGTCAATTGATCCAAGTCATGCATGATCAGGGATTGGAAATGATTGATGCAGTTGGCAAACCATTTAATCCGCATGAACATAACGCAGTAATGCAAGTTACGATTGATGATGTGGAATCTGGAATTGTAGTGGAAGAGTTACAAGCTGGATACCGTTATCAGGATCGAGTGATTCGACCTACGATGGTGAAGGTTAATAGTTAA
- the dnaJ gene encoding molecular chaperone DnaJ, whose translation MSKRDYYEVLGINRDAGADDIRKAYRKLARKYHPDVNKESDAEQKFKEVKEAYEVLGDEQQRARYDQFGHTEGPSGFGGGGAGFDPSDFGFDIFDMFFGGSRRANPNAPRQGSDLETRMHVEFRDAVLGKQKEIILVKPQSCDDCEGTGAKSGSEPETCSICQGKGQVETVQTTPFGRIVNRHECRNCRGSGKVVRDKCSTCGGSGQVKRKVRIPVNIPPGISDGDQIRIPGEGNPGVNGGPPGDLYVTVYVKKHESFERDGYDLVCEVKLSMVQAALGDEIVVPTIDGRAKLKVPAGTQTGTEFRMRGKGIARTKGYEGDLRIRVIVETPTNLTEEQKDLLREFHRSNGEYDIHEQNDNFFNKVKKAIKGE comes from the coding sequence GTGAGTAAAAGAGATTACTATGAAGTCCTAGGGATCAACCGAGACGCTGGCGCAGACGATATTCGAAAGGCTTACCGTAAACTAGCTCGAAAATATCATCCTGATGTAAACAAAGAATCTGATGCAGAACAAAAGTTTAAAGAAGTCAAAGAGGCATATGAGGTTCTAGGGGACGAACAACAAAGAGCTCGCTACGATCAGTTTGGTCACACAGAAGGACCTTCTGGATTTGGTGGTGGCGGTGCAGGTTTTGATCCGTCTGATTTTGGATTTGATATTTTTGATATGTTCTTTGGCGGATCAAGACGTGCTAATCCAAATGCTCCAAGACAAGGTTCTGATCTTGAAACAAGAATGCATGTGGAATTCCGTGATGCAGTATTAGGGAAACAAAAAGAAATTATCTTAGTAAAACCTCAAAGTTGTGATGATTGTGAAGGAACAGGTGCAAAATCTGGAAGTGAGCCAGAGACTTGTTCGATCTGTCAGGGGAAAGGACAAGTGGAAACAGTTCAAACTACTCCATTTGGTCGAATCGTCAACCGTCATGAGTGTCGAAACTGCCGTGGATCTGGAAAAGTAGTTCGCGATAAGTGTTCTACTTGCGGTGGTTCTGGGCAAGTGAAGCGCAAGGTTCGAATTCCGGTTAACATTCCACCTGGTATCTCCGATGGGGATCAAATTCGTATTCCAGGCGAAGGAAATCCTGGGGTGAATGGAGGACCTCCTGGAGATCTCTATGTTACTGTCTATGTGAAAAAGCATGAATCATTTGAGCGTGATGGTTATGATTTAGTTTGTGAAGTAAAACTTAGCATGGTACAGGCTGCTCTAGGTGATGAGATTGTGGTTCCAACCATTGACGGTCGTGCTAAGTTAAAAGTTCCTGCTGGTACTCAGACTGGTACAGAGTTCCGTATGCGTGGCAAAGGAATAGCGAGAACCAAGGGATACGAAGGAGATTTACGGATTCGCGTGATCGTAGAAACTCCTACGAACCTTACGGAAGAGCAAAAAGATTTGCTACGGGAGTTCCATCGTTCAAACGGAGAATATGATATTCACGAACAGAATGATAATTTTTTTAATAAAGTAAAAAAAGCGATTAAAGGCGAATAA
- the prmA gene encoding 50S ribosomal protein L11 methyltransferase, with amino-acid sequence MKWTEVCVHTNAEATEMVSFHLQDLGAEGVSIEDPEVLQQDWTQGYGEIVALNPADYPTEGIRIKTYLAEMVDIEAFCRELQMRLTDLKGMGIDPAPATISTQEIDEASWANAWKQYYKPVRITEKLTIQPVWEEYVPESEEEMVIRLDPGMAFGTGTHPTTSLSMKLLEKYQPEGARVIDVGCGSGILSIASARLGAKSVLALDLDPVAVRSSKENIALNELEETISCRQGDLLIGVSQKADLVVSNILAEIIVLFTHDLPRVLEPGGTFIASGIIEEKEELVLQSLREAGIEVVETIYQEGWVAIAAKKW; translated from the coding sequence ATGAAATGGACGGAAGTTTGCGTACATACCAATGCAGAAGCAACAGAAATGGTAAGTTTCCATCTGCAAGATCTTGGTGCTGAAGGAGTTTCGATCGAAGATCCAGAGGTTCTACAACAAGACTGGACGCAAGGATATGGAGAGATTGTAGCACTTAATCCAGCCGATTATCCGACGGAAGGGATCCGCATCAAGACATATCTAGCTGAGATGGTAGATATAGAAGCTTTTTGTCGAGAATTACAGATGAGATTAACCGATTTAAAAGGGATGGGAATCGATCCAGCACCAGCAACCATTTCAACACAAGAAATAGACGAAGCTAGCTGGGCGAATGCTTGGAAACAATACTATAAACCAGTACGAATCACAGAGAAACTGACAATCCAGCCAGTCTGGGAAGAGTATGTTCCAGAGTCGGAAGAAGAGATGGTAATTCGACTCGATCCTGGTATGGCGTTTGGTACAGGGACACATCCTACTACATCACTTAGTATGAAACTACTGGAAAAGTACCAACCTGAGGGTGCAAGAGTAATCGACGTTGGATGTGGAAGTGGAATTTTAAGTATTGCTTCTGCCCGTTTGGGAGCAAAGAGTGTACTAGCACTGGACTTGGACCCAGTTGCAGTCCGCAGTAGCAAAGAGAATATTGCTTTAAATGAATTAGAAGAGACGATTTCATGTCGACAAGGAGATCTGTTAATAGGGGTCTCCCAAAAAGCTGATCTAGTAGTATCTAATATTTTAGCGGAGATAATTGTTCTCTTTACACACGATCTGCCAAGAGTGCTAGAACCAGGTGGAACCTTTATCGCCTCAGGAATTATCGAAGAAAAAGAAGAATTGGTATTGCAGTCGCTTCGTGAGGCAGGAATAGAGGTGGTGGAAACGATCTACCAAGAAGGTTGGGTAGCGATCGCCGCAAAAAAATGGTAA
- a CDS encoding diacylglycerol/lipid kinase family protein, translating into MISFIVNPNAGKGKGAQHWSEVEKKLTSLSIPYQVFYTESKGHATVIAKLQAIRTDVDKIVAIGGDGTVHEVVNGMWKSGIPFGYIPAGTGNDFALSNQIPMQPVQALERILDNQTRSIDILSFGDQVAVCNFGVGFDGEVAELVTKSNWKKRFGSLAYALGVLRNITRYQKTNLYFTIDGTEVTISDAWLAAICNLPTYGGGMRICPEADQTDGLLDVACVRGLSPLRLLALFPLVYRGAHVNNPAVSFYKGKSIQIAADRELVIHADGEIIGKTPIEIEILPKSLQIL; encoded by the coding sequence ATGATCTCATTTATTGTGAATCCCAATGCCGGAAAAGGCAAAGGAGCACAACATTGGAGTGAAGTAGAAAAAAAATTGACCTCATTGTCTATTCCCTACCAAGTCTTCTACACCGAATCAAAGGGGCATGCTACCGTCATTGCCAAACTGCAAGCAATTCGGACTGATGTGGACAAGATCGTGGCAATCGGAGGCGATGGAACCGTACACGAAGTGGTCAATGGTATGTGGAAAAGCGGTATTCCTTTTGGGTATATTCCAGCTGGTACAGGAAATGACTTTGCCCTTAGCAACCAAATTCCCATGCAGCCGGTACAAGCATTAGAACGCATTTTAGATAACCAAACTCGATCTATTGATATTCTCTCTTTTGGAGATCAGGTAGCAGTCTGTAACTTTGGTGTTGGATTTGATGGAGAAGTGGCAGAACTGGTCACCAAATCTAACTGGAAAAAACGCTTTGGGAGTCTAGCTTATGCACTTGGGGTCTTACGAAATATCACTCGCTATCAGAAAACCAACTTATATTTCACAATAGATGGTACAGAAGTAACTATCTCTGATGCTTGGTTGGCCGCCATTTGCAACTTACCAACCTATGGAGGCGGAATGCGTATTTGTCCAGAGGCAGATCAGACAGATGGACTCCTTGATGTAGCCTGTGTTCGTGGACTTTCTCCACTGCGCTTGCTCGCTTTGTTCCCACTCGTGTATCGTGGTGCGCATGTAAATAATCCAGCTGTCTCATTTTACAAAGGAAAAAGTATCCAAATCGCCGCAGATAGGGAGCTTGTTATCCATGCTGATGGGGAGATTATCGGTAAGACTCCAATTGAGATCGAGATATTGCCCAAGTCGTTGCAAATATTATAA
- the mtaB gene encoding tRNA (N(6)-L-threonylcarbamoyladenosine(37)-C(2))-methylthiotransferase MtaB yields the protein MNRIAFHTLGCKVNSYETEAMWQVFQKAGYDKVDFENEADVYLINTCTVTNTGDKKSRQVIRRAIRKNPDAVIVVTGCYAQTSPAEVAAIPGVDVVVGTQGRDQLVEYVEQYRKERQPINAVANIMKQREYEELNVPSFSDRTRAFLKIQEGCNNFCTFCIIPWAKGLSRSRKPENVLAEARKLVNAGYKEIVLTGIHTGGYGDDFEDYKLADLLWDLDKIEGLKRIRISSIEASQIDDRIIEVLNASEKMCRHLHIPLQAGDTDVLKRMRRKYTADEYRETILKLHQAMPDVAITTDVIVGFPGETEEQFETGYRFVEELGMYQLHVFPYSKRTGTPAARMTDQVPDEIKHARVAKLIELSKRLTKQYAEKFVGEVLEVIPEHPLRQDPESGLYVGYADNYLQVAFPATEDMVGKVCRVRIDRAGDETCIGTFVRVVDEVPRPAKAV from the coding sequence ATGAATCGTATTGCCTTTCATACACTAGGTTGTAAAGTGAATTCGTATGAAACAGAGGCTATGTGGCAAGTCTTTCAAAAAGCAGGTTATGACAAAGTAGACTTTGAGAACGAAGCGGATGTCTATCTAATCAATACATGTACGGTAACCAATACAGGGGATAAAAAGAGTCGCCAAGTGATTCGTCGTGCGATTCGTAAAAATCCTGATGCTGTGATCGTGGTTACGGGTTGTTATGCACAAACTTCGCCAGCAGAAGTGGCAGCCATCCCAGGGGTAGATGTAGTAGTTGGTACCCAGGGTCGGGATCAGTTAGTAGAGTATGTAGAACAATATCGCAAGGAAAGACAACCGATTAATGCAGTAGCAAATATTATGAAGCAACGTGAATACGAAGAGCTAAACGTACCATCTTTTTCCGATCGGACTAGAGCATTCCTCAAAATCCAAGAAGGATGCAACAACTTCTGTACTTTCTGTATTATTCCTTGGGCCAAAGGACTATCTCGTAGCCGTAAACCGGAGAATGTACTAGCAGAAGCACGTAAACTAGTGAATGCAGGATACAAAGAGATCGTCTTAACAGGGATTCATACTGGTGGTTACGGGGATGACTTTGAAGACTATAAATTAGCTGATCTACTCTGGGATCTAGACAAGATCGAAGGTCTCAAGCGCATCCGAATCAGCTCGATTGAAGCAAGTCAAATTGATGATCGGATCATTGAAGTGCTAAATGCTTCCGAAAAAATGTGTCGTCATCTGCATATCCCGCTACAAGCAGGGGATACGGATGTCCTAAAACGGATGCGTAGAAAGTATACAGCGGATGAGTATCGAGAAACGATCTTGAAGCTCCATCAAGCGATGCCAGATGTAGCGATTACGACAGACGTAATTGTTGGATTCCCAGGAGAGACAGAGGAGCAATTTGAAACAGGTTACCGTTTTGTTGAAGAACTTGGCATGTATCAGCTACATGTCTTTCCATACTCCAAACGTACTGGGACACCGGCTGCTCGTATGACGGATCAGGTACCAGATGAGATCAAACATGCGCGTGTTGCTAAACTGATTGAACTATCCAAACGTCTCACCAAACAATATGCTGAGAAATTTGTTGGAGAAGTATTAGAGGTAATTCCAGAGCACCCACTGCGTCAAGATCCAGAGAGTGGATTATATGTAGGGTATGCTGATAATTATCTACAAGTAGCATTCCCAGCGACAGAAGACATGGTTGGAAAAGTCTGCCGTGTTCGAATTGATCGTGCTGGTGATGAGACTTGTATTGGTACCTTTGTACGTGTAGTGGATGAAGTGCCACGTCCGGCTAAAGCAGTTTAA
- the dnaK gene encoding molecular chaperone DnaK, with amino-acid sequence MSKIIGIDLGTTNSCVAFMEGGEAVVIPNAEGGRTTPSVVGFSKSQERLVGESAKRQAITNPEKTISSVKRHIGTGHKEVIDGKSYTPQEISAMILQKLKQDAEAYLGEPVTKAVITVPAYFNDGQRQATKDAGRIAGLEVLRIINEPTAAALAYGLDKNQEQKILVFDLGGGTFDVSILEMEEGFFQVISTSGDNKLGGDDFDQVIIDYLVSEFRRENGIDLRNDSIAMQRLKDEAEKAKKNLSGVLSTTISAPFITADPETGPKHLEITLTRAKFEELSASLVERTMIPTRRAMDDAGLSASDIDKIVLVGGSTRIPAVQEAIRKLTGKEPSKGVNPDEVVAMGAAIQGGIIAGDVKDVVLVDVTPLSLGIETMGGVFNKIIDRNTAIPTEKSQIYSTASDNQTVVDIHVLQGERQMAADNKTLGRFQLHDIPPAPRGIPQIEVTFKIDVNGIVNVSAKDKATGKTQNITIQSSSGLSDEEIQQMVRDAEEHAEEDKRRRDEAELKNRAEQLIFTADKAMKELAEKADPAELERANVAKEELQKALDGGNQEEIRQKLEDLEQKVQQLSVKLYEEMQQKAADAKADAEAEKSGKNRENVVDAEFVDIEEEK; translated from the coding sequence ATGAGTAAGATTATCGGTATTGACTTAGGTACTACTAACTCTTGTGTAGCATTTATGGAAGGTGGAGAAGCTGTTGTTATTCCTAACGCAGAAGGTGGTCGTACAACTCCTTCCGTAGTAGGCTTTTCCAAATCACAAGAACGTCTAGTTGGGGAATCGGCTAAGCGTCAAGCGATTACGAACCCTGAAAAAACGATTAGTTCAGTAAAACGCCATATTGGTACAGGGCACAAAGAAGTAATTGATGGGAAATCGTATACTCCACAAGAGATTTCCGCAATGATTCTTCAAAAATTAAAACAAGATGCAGAAGCTTATCTTGGTGAGCCTGTGACCAAAGCAGTTATTACGGTGCCAGCTTACTTTAATGATGGACAACGTCAAGCAACCAAAGATGCAGGGCGGATTGCAGGTCTCGAAGTTTTACGTATTATTAACGAGCCAACCGCAGCAGCACTTGCTTATGGACTCGATAAGAATCAAGAGCAAAAAATCTTGGTATTCGACTTGGGTGGAGGAACTTTTGACGTTTCTATCTTAGAAATGGAAGAAGGGTTTTTCCAAGTTATTTCTACTAGTGGTGACAATAAGCTAGGTGGAGATGACTTCGACCAAGTTATCATCGATTATTTGGTAAGTGAGTTCCGTAGAGAAAATGGAATTGATCTTCGTAATGATAGTATTGCAATGCAACGTCTGAAAGACGAAGCAGAAAAAGCCAAGAAAAATCTTTCTGGCGTATTGAGTACTACCATTTCTGCTCCATTTATTACAGCGGATCCTGAAACAGGACCAAAACACTTAGAAATCACATTAACTCGTGCGAAATTTGAAGAACTTAGTGCTAGTCTAGTAGAACGCACCATGATTCCAACACGCCGGGCAATGGATGATGCTGGTCTATCTGCTTCCGATATTGATAAAATTGTACTTGTAGGTGGATCAACTCGTATTCCAGCAGTACAAGAAGCAATTCGTAAATTGACTGGAAAAGAGCCTAGCAAAGGCGTGAACCCAGATGAAGTAGTAGCAATGGGAGCCGCCATTCAAGGTGGAATTATCGCTGGTGATGTAAAAGATGTAGTCTTGGTAGACGTAACTCCTCTTTCCCTCGGGATTGAGACAATGGGTGGCGTATTTAACAAGATCATCGACCGCAATACAGCGATTCCAACAGAGAAATCTCAAATTTATTCCACTGCTTCTGACAACCAGACGGTAGTAGATATCCATGTGTTGCAAGGGGAGCGCCAAATGGCGGCGGACAACAAGACCTTGGGTCGTTTCCAACTCCATGACATTCCACCAGCGCCACGTGGAATCCCACAAATCGAAGTAACATTTAAAATCGACGTGAACGGGATTGTAAATGTTTCAGCGAAAGACAAAGCAACAGGTAAAACGCAAAATATTACGATCCAATCTTCTAGCGGCCTATCAGATGAAGAGATTCAACAAATGGTTCGTGATGCAGAGGAACATGCAGAAGAAGACAAACGTCGTCGTGATGAAGCAGAACTTAAAAATCGTGCAGAGCAATTGATCTTCACTGCTGATAAAGCAATGAAAGAATTGGCTGAGAAAGCAGATCCTGCTGAGTTAGAGCGTGCCAATGTCGCTAAAGAAGAGCTACAAAAAGCTCTAGACGGTGGAAATCAAGAAGAAATCCGTCAAAAACTAGAGGACCTAGAACAAAAAGTCCAACAACTTTCCGTGAAGTTGTATGAAGAAATGCAACAAAAAGCTGCTGATGCAAAAGCAGATGCAGAAGCAGAAAAATCAGGAAAGAACAGAGAAAATGTTGTGGATGCAGAATTTGTAGATATCGAAGAAGAGAAATAA